A stretch of Paraburkholderia phenazinium DNA encodes these proteins:
- a CDS encoding efflux RND transporter permease subunit has translation MAGFFINRPILAWVIAIVIMMIGGAAMTTLPVEQYPSVAPVSVQITATYPGASAETVATTVTQVIEQKLSGIDHLLYMSSTSSSAGQATITLTFQQGTNADIAQVQVQNKVEQATSSLPQTVQDQGVQVAKAANAFLMIVSLSSSDGSVNSIDLGNIIATQIEDPLTQINGVGDVTLFGAQHAMRIWLDPVKLQAVGLTTSDVTTAITNQNVQLSVGEIGGKPSTTAQAINATISSSSLLTTPAQFGAILLRVNSDGSKVQLKDVARVEVGGDDYSTDSRLNGKPAASLAIKLASGANAMNVAKAVRAKLTELGAQLPQNVVVDYPYDTTPFVRISIEEVFKTLIEAVMLVFVVMYVFLQNLRATLIPTIVVPVALLGTFGVMSLVGFSINVLSMFGLVLAIGLLVDDAIVVVENVERLIAEEGLSPVEATRKAMKQITGALVGITTVLIAVFIPMAFFSGSTGAIYRQFSITIVAAMLLSVFLALTLTPALCATLLKRSDVEHHEKRGLLGWFNRVLTRGTHRYDAAVARVIGRPLRYMVIYALIAGVVALLFMKLPSSYLPDEDQGIVITSISAPVGTPASVTLDTIKQVEAYYLGLPQVDKIISITGFSFNGSGQNNALAFVRLKDWSVRRGEMNSAAAIIQRANMHFAATRNAQIFALNPPAIQELGTQSGLDFELEDRAGQGHDKLMAARQQLIALAANDSALSGMRPGGLDDTPQFNVNIDREKASALGLSIADVNDTLQTAFGSTYVNNYVDTGRIQKVYVQADAPYRMMPSDIGRWYVRSSSSSTTTSSGSSSSSSSSGDSSSTTTTSYDGEMVPFSAFATGKWTFGPPQIERFNRTLAMEITAQTGPHASTGQAMAAVDALVKKLPAGFGIDWTGQSYQERMAGSQAIYLYAISVIVVFLCLAGLYESWSIPIAVILVVPLGVLGAVLGAHIRGLSDDIYFKVGLLATIGLSTKNAILIVEFAKDLQAQGHSLIDATLEAARLRLRPILMTSLAFVFGVLPLVISTGAGSASRHAIGTGVMGGMIAATLLAIFFVPVFFVVVRRLFGEHGHTPKNEGNE, from the coding sequence ATGGCTGGATTTTTTATCAATCGACCGATCCTCGCGTGGGTCATCGCCATCGTCATCATGATGATAGGCGGGGCTGCCATGACGACACTGCCGGTCGAGCAGTATCCGAGCGTGGCGCCTGTCTCCGTGCAGATCACGGCGACCTATCCGGGTGCCTCCGCTGAAACCGTCGCGACCACTGTCACGCAGGTGATTGAACAGAAGCTGAGCGGTATCGATCATCTGCTGTATATGTCGTCCACCAGCAGTTCAGCCGGACAGGCCACCATCACGCTGACGTTCCAGCAAGGCACCAACGCGGACATCGCCCAGGTGCAGGTGCAGAACAAGGTGGAGCAGGCAACCTCGTCGCTACCCCAGACGGTACAGGATCAAGGCGTGCAGGTCGCGAAGGCGGCCAACGCGTTTCTGATGATCGTTTCGCTGTCTTCGAGCGACGGCAGTGTGAACTCGATCGACCTTGGCAACATCATCGCCACGCAGATCGAGGACCCGCTTACGCAGATCAACGGCGTCGGCGACGTGACGCTTTTCGGCGCGCAGCACGCCATGCGCATCTGGCTCGACCCGGTGAAGTTGCAGGCCGTCGGCTTGACGACCAGCGACGTCACGACAGCCATCACCAATCAGAACGTCCAACTCTCGGTCGGGGAAATCGGCGGCAAGCCGTCCACCACGGCTCAGGCGATCAACGCGACCATCTCGTCCTCGAGCCTCCTCACGACGCCCGCACAGTTCGGCGCCATCCTGTTGCGGGTGAATAGCGACGGCTCGAAAGTGCAGCTCAAGGACGTGGCGCGCGTCGAAGTGGGCGGCGACGACTACAGCACGGATTCGCGTCTGAACGGCAAGCCGGCGGCGTCGCTCGCCATCAAGCTCGCGAGCGGCGCCAACGCGATGAATGTCGCCAAGGCGGTGCGCGCGAAACTAACCGAACTGGGCGCGCAACTGCCACAGAACGTGGTGGTCGATTACCCGTACGACACGACGCCCTTTGTGCGCATCTCCATCGAAGAGGTCTTCAAGACCTTGATCGAAGCGGTGATGCTGGTGTTCGTCGTGATGTACGTGTTCCTGCAAAATCTGCGTGCCACGCTGATTCCGACCATCGTCGTACCGGTTGCGTTACTCGGCACTTTTGGTGTCATGTCGTTGGTCGGCTTTTCGATCAACGTGCTGTCGATGTTCGGGCTGGTGCTGGCCATCGGGCTGCTGGTGGACGATGCCATCGTGGTCGTGGAAAACGTGGAGCGGCTCATCGCAGAGGAGGGGCTTTCGCCAGTTGAAGCGACGCGCAAGGCGATGAAACAGATCACCGGCGCGCTGGTGGGCATTACTACCGTGCTGATTGCGGTATTTATTCCGATGGCGTTTTTCTCGGGTTCGACTGGCGCGATTTACCGGCAGTTCTCGATCACGATTGTCGCGGCCATGCTGCTATCCGTCTTCCTTGCGCTGACGCTTACGCCGGCGCTGTGCGCGACCTTGCTCAAACGTTCGGATGTCGAGCATCACGAGAAGCGCGGTCTCTTGGGGTGGTTCAACCGCGTGCTGACGCGCGGCACTCACCGGTACGACGCGGCGGTGGCACGCGTGATCGGCAGACCTCTGCGCTATATGGTGATTTACGCGCTGATTGCGGGTGTGGTGGCATTGCTCTTCATGAAACTGCCTTCCTCATATTTGCCGGATGAGGATCAGGGCATCGTTATCACGTCGATCTCGGCGCCCGTCGGCACGCCGGCTTCGGTCACGCTAGACACTATCAAGCAGGTGGAAGCGTATTACCTCGGGCTGCCGCAGGTGGACAAGATCATCTCGATCACGGGCTTCAGCTTCAACGGTTCGGGGCAGAACAACGCGCTCGCCTTCGTCAGACTGAAGGACTGGAGTGTACGGCGTGGTGAAATGAATTCAGCGGCGGCGATTATCCAGCGCGCCAACATGCATTTCGCGGCCACCCGCAACGCGCAGATTTTCGCGCTCAATCCGCCGGCCATTCAGGAGCTCGGTACGCAGAGCGGGCTCGACTTCGAACTGGAAGATCGAGCAGGGCAAGGTCACGACAAGCTGATGGCAGCGCGCCAGCAACTGATTGCCCTGGCCGCTAACGACAGCGCGTTGTCCGGTATGCGCCCGGGCGGTCTTGACGATACGCCGCAGTTCAACGTGAATATCGACCGCGAGAAAGCGAGTGCACTCGGCCTTTCGATCGCCGATGTAAATGACACGTTGCAAACGGCGTTCGGCTCCACGTACGTCAACAACTACGTCGATACGGGACGTATCCAGAAGGTCTACGTTCAGGCTGACGCGCCGTACCGGATGATGCCGTCGGACATTGGGCGCTGGTACGTGAGGTCGAGCAGTTCCAGCACGACGACCAGTTCCGGTAGTTCGAGCAGCTCCAGCAGCTCGGGCGATTCCAGCAGCACGACCACGACCAGCTACGACGGTGAGATGGTGCCGTTTTCTGCTTTCGCCACCGGCAAGTGGACCTTCGGGCCGCCGCAGATCGAGCGCTTTAACCGCACGCTGGCCATGGAGATCACCGCGCAGACCGGCCCGCACGCGAGCACCGGCCAGGCTATGGCCGCCGTCGACGCGCTCGTGAAGAAGCTGCCGGCCGGCTTTGGCATCGACTGGACCGGGCAGTCGTATCAGGAGCGTATGGCTGGCTCACAGGCAATCTATCTGTACGCGATTTCGGTGATCGTGGTGTTCCTGTGCCTCGCGGGCCTGTACGAAAGCTGGTCCATCCCGATCGCCGTGATTCTGGTCGTGCCGCTCGGCGTGCTGGGGGCGGTGCTCGGCGCGCATATCCGCGGCCTCTCGGACGATATCTATTTCAAGGTCGGCCTGCTCGCGACCATTGGACTCTCAACCAAGAACGCGATCCTGATCGTCGAATTCGCCAAGGACCTGCAGGCGCAGGGCCACAGCCTGATCGACGCCACGCTCGAAGCCGCGCGCCTGCGCCTGCGACCGATCCTGATGACCTCGCTTGCCTTCGTGTTCGGCGTGCTGCCGCTCGTCATCAGTACGGGGGCGGGATCGGCTAGCCGGCATGCGATCGGCACCGGCGTGATGGGCGGCATGATCGCCGCGACCTTGCTCGCGATCTTCTTCGTGCCGGTGTTCTTCGTCGTCGTACGGCGGCTGTTCGGCGAGCACGGCCATACCCCGAAAAACGAAGGTAATGAATGA
- a CDS encoding efflux transporter outer membrane subunit: MMKLKLAACSVALAVAALTGCTLDPHYERPAAPVPAAYPQGDAYQSTTAAQKTIAGAPLATDTDWHQFFRDPRLQRLIQIALDNNRDLRVAALNVAEYEAQYRITRAALAPTISASSSLTRERVEGVTTGDNELNVGTTSWEIDFFGRLRSLKRQALENYLATDASRESTRISLIATVATDYLTWLSDERLLKVTGDTVKADQATYDVTKRIQQLGNSSLLDVRQAENTLASAKASLASYRRAVEQDRNNLVAVLGAPLPDDLPPEPKLDDAFDDGSMFADIGAGVPSMLLTRRPDIVEAEHTLKAANANIGAARAAFFPKIELTATAGASSSTLSSLFKAGSGAWVFSPSISVPIFDYGSNKATLDVDKIEKNIDVADYESTIQTAFKEVANALAARATYVDQLQADREYVASSESYYTLAQGRYKAGTDSFLTFLDAQRTLYTAQQQLASDSLSRQSNLVTLYKVLGGGW; the protein is encoded by the coding sequence ATGATGAAACTCAAACTGGCCGCCTGCAGTGTGGCACTGGCGGTTGCCGCGCTTACGGGCTGCACACTCGATCCGCATTACGAACGGCCCGCTGCTCCGGTTCCGGCCGCCTATCCGCAAGGCGACGCCTACCAGAGTACGACCGCGGCGCAAAAGACGATCGCCGGCGCGCCGCTTGCAACCGATACCGATTGGCATCAGTTTTTTCGCGACCCCCGTCTGCAGCGGCTGATCCAGATCGCCCTCGACAATAACCGTGACCTGCGCGTAGCCGCGCTGAACGTGGCCGAGTATGAGGCGCAATACCGGATCACCCGCGCTGCGCTCGCGCCGACCATTAGCGCGAGCAGCAGCTTGACGCGTGAGCGCGTCGAAGGCGTCACGACGGGTGACAATGAACTGAATGTCGGCACGACGTCGTGGGAGATCGATTTCTTTGGCCGCCTGAGGAGCCTCAAGCGCCAGGCACTGGAGAACTATCTCGCCACCGACGCATCGCGCGAGAGCACACGGATCAGCCTGATCGCAACAGTGGCAACCGACTACCTGACGTGGTTGTCCGACGAGCGGCTCCTGAAAGTGACCGGGGACACGGTCAAAGCGGATCAGGCCACGTACGACGTGACGAAGCGCATCCAGCAACTGGGTAATTCTTCGCTGCTGGATGTGCGGCAGGCGGAGAACACGCTGGCGAGCGCGAAGGCAAGCCTTGCGTCTTACCGGCGTGCGGTGGAGCAGGATCGCAACAACCTGGTTGCGGTGCTCGGCGCGCCGCTTCCGGACGATCTGCCGCCCGAGCCCAAACTGGACGATGCGTTCGACGACGGTTCGATGTTCGCCGACATCGGCGCAGGTGTGCCGTCGATGCTGCTCACGCGTCGTCCGGACATCGTGGAAGCCGAGCATACGTTGAAGGCGGCAAACGCGAACATCGGCGCCGCCCGCGCGGCATTCTTTCCGAAGATCGAACTGACAGCTACTGCCGGGGCGTCGAGTTCGACGCTTTCCAGTCTGTTCAAGGCAGGCAGTGGCGCGTGGGTATTCTCGCCGAGCATCTCCGTGCCGATCTTCGACTACGGCAGCAACAAGGCAACGCTCGATGTCGACAAGATCGAAAAGAATATCGACGTCGCTGATTACGAAAGCACTATCCAGACGGCGTTCAAGGAAGTGGCGAATGCGCTTGCGGCGCGGGCCACGTATGTCGATCAGTTGCAGGCGGACCGCGAGTATGTGGCGTCATCCGAGAGCTACTACACGCTGGCTCAAGGGCGTTACAAGGCGGGTACGGATAGCTTCCTCACGTTCCTCGACGCGCAACGCACGCTTTACACCGCGCAGCAGCAACTGGCGTCGGATAGCTTGTCGCGCCAGTCCAATCTCGTCACGTTATACAAAGTGCTCGGAGGCGGGTGGTAG
- a CDS encoding TetR family transcriptional regulator, with protein sequence MSRARQRAFDTRAKIIDAAERIFLLRGATRTSLDDIAKEAGMTRGTMHGHFKNKQSVLHAMLESSSLPLDPFSIEPCSSDGDPLGLLRTDLHRCLRDVLQNARTRSLYGIVFTACENASETAQLCERIHMAGIHAQAQIEAALSCAVALGQLSADFDTRQAAAFIHGTLSGSLRKCLTMSPRTNTDAEIDQIAEAAFLCIDVIDNHISKSISSGHAAG encoded by the coding sequence ATGAGCAGGGCTAGGCAACGCGCGTTCGATACGCGGGCGAAGATCATCGACGCAGCGGAACGTATCTTTCTTCTGCGAGGCGCGACACGCACGTCGCTCGACGACATCGCGAAGGAGGCCGGCATGACGCGCGGCACGATGCACGGCCACTTCAAGAACAAACAGTCGGTGCTTCATGCGATGCTCGAAAGCTCCAGCCTGCCGCTCGACCCGTTCTCGATCGAACCATGCAGCAGCGACGGCGATCCGCTTGGATTGTTGCGCACCGATCTGCATCGGTGTCTGCGCGACGTGTTGCAGAACGCGCGGACGCGGAGTCTGTATGGCATTGTGTTCACCGCATGCGAGAACGCATCGGAGACAGCGCAGTTGTGCGAACGCATTCACATGGCGGGTATCCACGCCCAAGCACAGATCGAGGCTGCGTTGAGCTGTGCGGTGGCGCTCGGCCAACTGTCCGCGGATTTCGACACGAGGCAGGCGGCCGCCTTCATCCATGGGACGTTGAGCGGGTCTCTTCGCAAGTGCCTGACGATGTCCCCGCGAACGAACACCGACGCGGAAATCGATCAGATCGCGGAGGCCGCGTTCCTGTGCATTGACGTGATAGACAACCACATCAGCAAGTCAATCAGTAGTGGACATGCAGCCGGATGA
- a CDS encoding chloride channel protein, with amino-acid sequence MHIPEFIDKRALQHARRLWLHYGVFWLGAIATGLVAVFYAKLIDIGYDTFLRYATRYWWLPLPVTPAIGALGVWLTRRYFAGAEGSGIPQVMATLHDSGDLAPRLLSIRILIGKILVSFLSILGGFTIGREGPTIHVGAALMFNLRRFYPQRFRAIRGIELERRLALAGAAAGLSAAFNAPLAGVVFAIEELTRSFEQRTSGVLITAIIFAGVVSLGLQGNYTYFGTIDIGSRFPDLLAVAVVLIGAVSGVAGGIFCWLLLNTNRWMPASVVTWRANRPVAFGAACGLVVAVIGVASGGHTFGSGYAEARAMLEGRAQLSAAYPVVKMVSMVGSYLPGAPGGLFAPSLAIGAGIGNALHLLFGQMQLPMLIALGMVGYLAAVTQSPITAFVIVIEMINGHALVISLMATALIASQISKLFAPALYEALSERYSRLDVAPDVVPPSATGESSSQGDPTDDPRTAQAAERL; translated from the coding sequence ATGCATATTCCAGAATTTATCGACAAACGTGCGCTACAACACGCCCGGCGACTATGGCTGCACTACGGTGTCTTCTGGTTGGGCGCCATCGCTACCGGGCTGGTCGCCGTTTTCTACGCGAAGCTGATCGACATTGGCTACGACACCTTCCTTCGCTACGCGACGCGGTACTGGTGGCTACCGCTTCCCGTCACCCCGGCAATCGGCGCTCTGGGTGTGTGGCTCACCAGACGCTACTTTGCTGGCGCCGAAGGCAGCGGCATCCCTCAGGTTATGGCCACACTCCATGACAGCGGCGATCTTGCGCCGCGTCTGCTGAGCATCAGGATCCTGATCGGCAAGATCCTGGTGTCGTTCCTCTCGATACTCGGGGGATTCACGATCGGCCGCGAAGGGCCGACGATCCATGTCGGTGCCGCGCTCATGTTCAACCTGAGACGCTTTTATCCGCAGCGATTCCGGGCCATCCGGGGCATCGAACTGGAGCGGCGTCTGGCTCTCGCCGGTGCCGCCGCAGGTCTGTCGGCGGCGTTCAATGCGCCGCTCGCGGGAGTCGTGTTTGCCATCGAAGAGTTGACCCGCAGCTTTGAGCAGCGCACGAGTGGCGTGCTGATTACTGCGATCATCTTTGCTGGGGTCGTCTCGCTGGGCCTGCAGGGCAACTACACGTATTTCGGAACGATCGACATCGGCAGTCGCTTCCCCGATCTGCTGGCAGTGGCGGTTGTATTGATTGGCGCCGTATCGGGCGTTGCCGGTGGCATCTTTTGCTGGCTACTACTGAATACCAATCGCTGGATGCCTGCGTCGGTGGTCACCTGGCGCGCGAACCGGCCGGTGGCATTCGGAGCGGCATGCGGCCTCGTGGTCGCGGTGATCGGTGTCGCATCTGGCGGCCACACGTTCGGCAGCGGCTACGCCGAAGCGCGCGCGATGCTGGAAGGACGTGCGCAACTAAGCGCTGCTTATCCGGTCGTCAAAATGGTTTCGATGGTCGGATCGTATCTGCCAGGCGCGCCCGGCGGCCTGTTTGCGCCGTCGCTCGCAATTGGCGCTGGTATCGGCAATGCGTTACACCTGCTGTTTGGCCAGATGCAGTTGCCCATGCTGATCGCCCTTGGCATGGTGGGCTATCTGGCAGCGGTTACCCAAAGCCCCATTACCGCTTTCGTGATCGTGATCGAGATGATCAACGGCCATGCGCTTGTCATCTCCCTCATGGCCACGGCGTTGATCGCCAGCCAGATATCGAAACTGTTTGCGCCTGCACTTTACGAAGCGTTGTCTGAACGTTACAGCAGGCTCGATGTAGCGCCGGATGTCGTACCACCCAGCGCTACCGGGGAAAGTTCATCGCAGGGGGATCCGACTGACGATCCGCGCACGGCACAAGCCGCGGAACGCCTGTGA
- the pal gene encoding peptidoglycan-associated lipoprotein Pal → MTRTGFFATTLITSMLAACHSGVRVEPQSGATQGNSTANQPANVAPITADELNNPNSPLAKRSIYFDFDSYIVKSDYQPLLEAHAKYLMTHPNRHVLIQGNTDERGTSEYNLALGEKRSEAVLHDLETLGVPDSQLEAVSLGKEKPLALGHDEASWAQNRRADLVYR, encoded by the coding sequence ATGACCAGGACTGGATTTTTCGCTACCACGCTCATTACGAGCATGCTCGCCGCGTGTCATTCGGGTGTGAGGGTGGAACCGCAAAGCGGTGCCACCCAGGGCAACTCCACCGCCAACCAGCCGGCAAACGTGGCGCCCATAACGGCCGATGAACTCAACAATCCTAATAGCCCACTCGCGAAGCGAAGCATCTATTTCGACTTCGACAGCTATATCGTCAAAAGCGACTATCAACCGCTGCTTGAGGCCCACGCGAAATATCTGATGACTCACCCGAACCGGCATGTTCTGATTCAGGGCAACACCGATGAGCGCGGAACGAGCGAATACAATCTCGCGCTGGGTGAAAAACGCTCGGAAGCAGTACTCCATGATCTGGAGACCCTTGGCGTACCCGACTCACAGCTGGAAGCGGTTAGCCTGGGGAAAGAAAAGCCGCTCGCTTTGGGCCACGATGAGGCATCGTGGGCACAGAACCGGCGCGCAGACCTCGTCTACCGGTGA
- a CDS encoding sensor histidine kinase has protein sequence MYGRFAANSLSRRLCFWLLCTLLTVGCAGIAGTVLVARKFETNVSQSAGAAAPQNAGEVVDTARGSDIASSGNNEKGGGLPLDCVAPIAMSLLLLALANVLIVCRCLRPLDQLQHLVASLDPERPKPVEAGDVPLELKPIVDTINGLAMRLSSRSEVDRRFTRNAAHLLRTPIAAVSVQVANLNNAPTGQHEERLAELQQGVERLTSLASQLLDLANADGEAPRDIVTNVALSRVVHDVVANLFPFAIQRDVDLGAGRIQEVNVRASEADLRILLRNVVDNAIRYSGAGAHVDITVSCIDNVAVILVIDDGHGMTAQHIDQVFERFQRDETHRGNGSGLGLPIARALATRYGGTVELENRSPRATGMIVRIEIPAIPDRENQDNV, from the coding sequence ATGTATGGAAGATTCGCTGCGAATTCTCTGAGCCGGCGTCTTTGCTTTTGGCTACTCTGCACATTGCTCACCGTCGGTTGTGCGGGAATAGCCGGAACCGTCCTGGTTGCTCGCAAGTTCGAAACTAACGTCAGCCAATCCGCCGGGGCTGCTGCGCCGCAGAACGCGGGAGAGGTCGTAGATACAGCACGCGGGTCAGATATCGCAAGCAGTGGAAACAATGAGAAGGGCGGTGGACTGCCGCTGGACTGCGTCGCACCAATTGCCATGTCCCTGCTGCTCCTGGCGCTCGCAAATGTCCTGATAGTGTGCCGATGTCTGCGCCCGCTGGATCAGTTGCAGCACCTTGTCGCTTCGCTTGATCCTGAAAGGCCAAAACCGGTTGAGGCGGGAGATGTGCCGCTCGAGTTAAAGCCCATCGTCGATACCATCAATGGTTTGGCTATGCGGCTTTCATCGCGCAGCGAAGTGGACAGGCGATTTACGCGAAATGCGGCCCACCTGCTGCGTACTCCGATTGCGGCCGTCAGCGTTCAGGTTGCCAATCTGAACAACGCGCCGACCGGGCAGCATGAAGAGCGCCTGGCCGAGTTGCAGCAAGGCGTCGAGCGATTGACGTCACTTGCCTCACAACTCCTCGATCTCGCGAACGCGGATGGGGAAGCGCCCCGCGATATTGTTACCAACGTTGCGCTGAGCCGGGTTGTCCATGACGTCGTCGCGAACCTTTTCCCGTTCGCCATTCAACGTGACGTGGACCTCGGCGCGGGTCGAATACAGGAAGTGAACGTTCGTGCGTCAGAGGCAGATCTCAGGATCCTGCTGAGAAACGTCGTCGACAACGCGATCCGTTACAGCGGTGCAGGCGCACACGTCGATATCACAGTATCGTGCATAGACAACGTTGCGGTCATTCTGGTCATCGACGACGGGCACGGCATGACTGCGCAGCACATTGATCAGGTGTTTGAAAGATTTCAGCGCGATGAAACGCACCGAGGCAACGGGAGCGGACTTGGTCTTCCAATCGCGCGGGCCCTGGCCACGCGCTATGGTGGAACAGTCGAACTGGAGAACCGTTCGCCCCGGGCGACTGGCATGATAGTACGAATTGAAATTCCCGCAATACCTGACCGCGAAAATCAGGACAACGTGTAG
- a CDS encoding universal stress protein, with protein MAPFNRILLCYDGTPEGRLALRCGSALARQLQAETHLLAILSFSWCSGGYDFFSTVKPDIDEGTAKEILQEGIEKLHAWGVTATGHFAVGSVVEEIARLANSLKVDLIVIGHHPEGFFARWWTGENHTSLLNRVSCGVLFEVCD; from the coding sequence ATGGCTCCGTTTAACCGGATTCTTCTTTGTTATGACGGCACCCCCGAAGGGAGGCTGGCGCTACGCTGCGGCTCGGCACTTGCGCGGCAACTGCAGGCCGAAACCCATTTGCTCGCGATTCTAAGTTTCTCGTGGTGTTCAGGTGGTTATGATTTCTTTTCTACGGTGAAGCCCGACATTGACGAAGGCACGGCAAAAGAGATACTCCAGGAAGGAATCGAGAAGCTTCATGCCTGGGGTGTCACGGCGACAGGGCATTTTGCTGTTGGGAGCGTCGTTGAAGAAATCGCACGTCTCGCGAACTCACTGAAAGTTGATCTGATCGTTATTGGCCACCATCCCGAAGGCTTCTTCGCACGCTGGTGGACCGGGGAGAACCATACTTCGTTGCTCAATCGTGTGTCCTGCGGCGTTCTGTTCGAAGTGTGCGATTAG
- a CDS encoding MarR family winged helix-turn-helix transcriptional regulator, whose product MATHRKPVDPQSMPDKEDLEAMSLFRYRLRRFLRFSEEVTHAEGVTPLQYQLMLHVRGFPGRDWATVGELAERLQAAPNGTVALVSRCEANGLVLRRASRADGRQVEVHLTAKGAQCLARLASKHKPEIEAFGWAFNQTTGED is encoded by the coding sequence ATGGCGACACACAGGAAACCAGTAGATCCACAGAGTATGCCGGATAAGGAAGACCTCGAAGCGATGTCACTTTTCCGCTATCGATTGCGTCGATTTCTTCGCTTCTCGGAGGAGGTGACACATGCCGAAGGTGTCACGCCTCTGCAGTATCAACTGATGCTGCATGTCCGCGGTTTCCCGGGACGTGACTGGGCCACGGTCGGAGAACTGGCGGAGCGGCTTCAGGCAGCGCCGAATGGTACCGTCGCGCTCGTGTCGCGCTGCGAGGCCAACGGACTTGTATTGCGTCGTGCCAGCAGGGCAGACGGGCGTCAGGTTGAAGTGCACCTGACGGCCAAAGGGGCACAATGTCTCGCTCGGCTCGCGTCTAAGCACAAACCGGAGATCGAAGCATTCGGTTGGGCGTTCAACCAGACGACTGGAGAAGACTGA
- a CDS encoding NrsF family protein produces MAAPAAPIRLAWFALTLPFITILLVATFMVLATPRRYRLKLMLSTTYRVTTTNIILLGDSRSISVKIR; encoded by the coding sequence ATGGCCGCGCCCGCCGCACCCATCAGACTGGCGTGGTTCGCACTCACACTACCATTCATTACCATACTGCTCGTCGCCACGTTCATGGTGCTCGCGACCCCAAGACGCTATCGCCTGAAACTGATGCTAAGTACAACGTATAGAGTCACCACAACGAATATAATTCTGCTCGGTGATTCACGATCTATATCTGTAAAAATACGCTGA
- a CDS encoding putative quinol monooxygenase has protein sequence MTNVALFVEIKAKPGKEDVVAAFLASAQALVLQEPATTAWFAVRFDTDTFGIFDAFGDEAGREAHLNGRVAEALLGRADELLTNPPSIRRADVLADKLPG, from the coding sequence ATGACAAATGTTGCGTTATTCGTTGAAATAAAAGCCAAGCCGGGCAAAGAGGACGTAGTGGCAGCTTTTCTCGCCAGTGCGCAGGCTCTGGTGCTACAGGAGCCGGCAACAACGGCATGGTTCGCCGTGCGGTTCGATACAGATACTTTTGGAATATTCGATGCCTTCGGCGACGAGGCCGGTCGGGAAGCGCATCTTAACGGTCGTGTTGCTGAGGCGTTGTTAGGACGCGCAGACGAACTGCTGACCAATCCTCCGTCGATACGGCGAGCCGACGTGCTGGCCGACAAGCTGCCAGGGTAA
- a CDS encoding YkgJ family cysteine cluster protein — protein MAMDINFACTMCGDCCHNLRLPLSVHEAIRWLERGGDVQVFCEAMPWPVEPSTDDGQVKHRRIRSFAAESGELAIRVLVTVVAAFDGACPHLQPDMRCGGYEARPNVCRIYPAEINPFIELMPTHKACPPEAWAADKPSFIKGGQIVDSVTADLIRNSRDVAIHDVPVKERLCGNAGFHTASLANEGFVSYTLPPRAMLGELYRALDPASPTPAVPWRILSNRRSTVDTLNSVGAHSEMHTALLPTEGYIPLLEAN, from the coding sequence ATGGCCATGGATATAAATTTCGCATGCACGATGTGCGGCGATTGTTGTCATAACCTTCGTCTGCCCCTCAGCGTTCACGAAGCCATACGCTGGCTAGAACGAGGGGGAGACGTCCAGGTGTTTTGCGAAGCGATGCCTTGGCCCGTTGAGCCATCGACGGATGACGGCCAGGTGAAACACAGGCGAATCCGCTCTTTTGCCGCCGAAAGCGGTGAACTTGCAATCCGCGTGCTGGTGACAGTCGTGGCCGCCTTCGATGGCGCCTGCCCGCACCTGCAACCGGATATGCGATGCGGCGGATACGAAGCAAGGCCAAACGTGTGCAGAATTTATCCGGCTGAAATCAATCCTTTCATTGAACTGATGCCAACACACAAGGCTTGCCCGCCGGAGGCCTGGGCCGCCGACAAGCCCTCATTTATCAAAGGCGGTCAAATCGTGGATTCCGTCACGGCGGACCTGATCCGGAACTCGCGTGACGTCGCCATCCACGATGTTCCTGTGAAAGAGCGTCTGTGTGGCAACGCTGGTTTTCATACCGCATCTTTGGCCAATGAGGGATTTGTGTCGTACACGCTCCCTCCTCGTGCAATGCTCGGCGAGTTATACAGAGCGCTGGATCCCGCCTCACCTACACCAGCGGTGCCATGGCGCATCCTGTCAAATCGACGCTCGACAGTCGACACCCTCAATTCGGTGGGCGCTCATTCGGAAATGCACACTGCTCTATTACCGACTGAGGGTTACATTCCGCTCCTTGAAGCGAACTAG